From Dechloromonas sp. A34:
AGGCAGCAGAGCCTGGACCCCAAAAACCAGATGACGTGCATCGGCTTGCCACCTAGTTATAGCGGAAGGTGTTGAAAGCCGCATGATTCCTTTTATCCGGCCAGCGACGCCGGAACGAGAAAGCAAACAACCAAGCTTGTAACGCCATTGATACACCTTCCGTCGCCCCGTCTCTGTCTGCTGTCGCACATAGCGCTGCAAATCTCAGGGTCAAAGACATCTAGTTTTATGCGCCGATACCATGTCCCATCACCCCACGTTCGGCTCGCTGACCAGTGCCATAACAGCCCACCCCGTCGTTAACGACCAAACGCCGCCGGCAGAAAAATCTGCCGGCGGCGTTCATACTCAATACCAGACGGTGCCTTTGCCACAGTCGCCCGACAAGGCGAAGCGGCGCTTTCGTTACTTCTTGTGTTCCATCGGCATGGCGGCGGGCATCGGGCGCACGATTTTGGCGTCGACCTGCTTGCTGCTGCCGTCGTCGAAGGTCAGCGTGATCGGCACGACATCGCCTTCCTTCATCGCTGCCTTGAGGTCGATCATCATGACGTGCAGGCCGCCCGGCTTGAGTACTGCTTCGCCCTTGGCCTTGATCTCGATCGCCGGCACCGGGCGCATCTTCATGACGCCGCCCTCGTTCAAGTGGGTGTGCAACTCGGTCACCTTCGACGCCGGGTTGTCGGCCTTGACGACCTTGACGTCCTTGTCGCCGTTGTTCTTGATCACCATGAAGGCACCGGTGGCCGGCGCATTGGGCGGCGCCAGGCGGACATAAGGTTCCTGCACCGAAATCTGGTCGGCCGCTGCAGCCAGCACCCCAGCGGAGAACATCAGGCCGGCGGCCAGTAGCGATAGTTGTTTCATGCTGTGTCTCTCTTTCATGGTTGGTTCAAATGTTTGCGAATCTCGGCGGCCACCCGGTCCGGCGCGGTGGCATGGGCAATCTTGCCGATCAGCTTGCCGTCCGGGCTGACGACATAGGTATCCGAACTGTGATCGACGACATAGCCGCCCCCCGCCGTATCGACTTTCTGCCGGGCGTAGAACACGCCGTAGCGTTTGGCTACTTCGGCCACCTTATCCGGCGTGCCGGTAACTCCGACGATGCCCGGGTGGAAGAATTCGGCATAGTCCTTCAGGCGGGCCGGCGTATCGCGTTCGGGATCGACCGAAATGAAGATCATCGCCACCTTGCCCAGTTCTTCCGGCGTCAGGAGCGCCAGGCCCTGCGCCGTCGCCGCCAGCGAGGTCGGGCAGACGTCGGGGCAGTAGGTGTAACCGAAATAGATCAGCACGACCTTGCCCTGGTAATCCTTCAATGAAACCGGGCCAACGGCTGACTGCAACGTGAAATCTCCAGCCACCGGCAACACGGTTTTCGGTAACGGCCGCTCGGGCATTGCCGGCTGCCAGAAGATGGCCAGTCCGATCACCAGCGTGGCGAGCAGACCGGCGATAACCATCAATACGCGTTCAGACATCTTAGTGGGGGCCCCCTGAACTCAATCGGTAGGGAATGGCAATGCGTTCGCTGCCGGTTTCGATCAGCACCGTGACCTGCCAATCCATCAGCCCGGTAATGCAAACCGGCAGGGTCGCCTCGGCGGCATAGCGGCCGTTGCCTTGGGCGGCGAGCAAGGGCCGGTTGTAGCCCATGTTCATGTCAACACCGGCGAAATCGACTTCGACCCGGCTCGGCTCAAAGCCGGCGGTCGTCACCTCGATTGCGAAGGGCTTGACCATCGGCACCGGCCGGACATTCGAGGAGAGTTCCACCCGGCGGCCGCCCGGCAACTCGACGGCGCAGGCCCGATGCTGCAAATCGCAAGCCGGGTCGGGCTGGACCGTGACATCGGCCTTGGGCAGCAGCATCGGCGACAGCTTGTAGCCGACGACGACGACCAGCGCGATGAGCAGGATGCCGATCACGTCAAACAGGATTCTTTTGTTCACCACTGTGTTTCCTGGCCCGTAGCCAATGACGATTGAGCATTTTCCTTCATCGCAAAGCTTCGGAATTAGCAGACATCAATTTTTTCACACTTCGCTCGGAATAGAGTGTGCGACAAATTGCCGCAGGTTAGGACATTCGCCGCGACGATGGGGTGGGAAATCCGGGATTTTGTTTCCAAGGGGAGAGTTTCAAATGAAAAAATTTGTTGTGAAATCCACCGTGCTGCTGGTAGCAGCCGGTATCGGCTGGGGAGCGGCGAGTACGGCGTGGTCGGCCGAATCGCTGCAGGACGTGATGAAGCGTCGGGGCCTGAGCCAGCAGGATCTGCTGGCCGCGTCCAAGACCTATGTCCCGACCGGCAAGCGCGACGAGTTCCTGGCCTTCAGTTCGGGCGGTCAGTCCGGTCAGGTCATCGTCTATGGTATTCCGTCGATGCGCATCCTGAAGTACATCGGCGTGTTCACGCCGGAACCGTGGCAGGGCTATGGCTTCGACGAGAATTCCAAGGCCGTGCTGCGCCAGGGCAACATCGACGGCAAGGAAATCAACTGGGGCGACACGCACCACCCGGCGATTTCCGAAACCCAGGGCAAGTACGACGGCCAGTTCCTGTTCATCAACGACAAGGCCAACCCGCGCCTCGCCGTGATCGACCTGCGCGACTTCGAGACCAAGCAGATCGTGGTCAATCCGATCTTCAAGTCGGAACACGGCGGCGCTTTCGTGACGCCGAATTCCGAGTACGTCATCGAAGCCGCCCAGTACGCCACGCCGCTCGAGAACAAGAAGTTCCAGCCGCTCGAGGAGTTCAACGAGAAGTATCGCGGTGGCATCACTTACTGGAAGTTCGACAGGAAGGAAGGCCGCATCGATCCGAAGCAGTCGTTCTCGCTCGAACTGCCGCCCTACTCTCAGGATTTGTCGGATGCCGGTAAAGGTCCCTCCGATGGCTGGTCGTTCACCAACTCTTTCTGTTCCGAGCGTTACGTCGGCGGCATCGAGAAGGGTCGTCCGCCGTATGAAGCCGGCTGTTCCGCCAAGGACACCGACTATCTGCACGTGATCAACTGGAAGAAGGCGGCCGAGCTGGTCGCCGCCGGCAAGGCCAAGACCATCAACGGCCACAAGGTGCTGATGATGGAAACCGCGATCAAGGAAGGCATCCTCTTCCTGGTTCCGGAACCGAAATCGCCGCACGGCGTCGATGTCACCCCGGACGGCAAGTTCCTGACCGTCGCCGGCAAGCTCGACACCCATGTCTCGGTCTTCTCCTTCGAGAAGATCCAGGCGGCGATCAAGGCCGGCAAGTTCGAATCCAAGGATCCGTACGGCATTCCGGTGATCGGCATGAAGGATGCGCTGCATGCCCAGGTCCAGCTCGGCCTCGGCCCGCTGCATACCCAGTACGATTCGAAGCCGTGTATCGCCTACACCTCACTGTATGTCGATTCCCAGGTCGTCAAATGGAATCACTGTGAAGGCAAGGTGCTCGACAAGATCTCCGTGCATTACAACATCGGTCACCTGATGACCATGGAGGGTGATTCGGCCGATCCGAAGGGGCGTTATCTGGTGGCGCTGAACAAGTTGTCGATCGATCGTTTCAACCCGGTGGGCCCGCTTCATCCGCAGAACCATCAGTTGATCGATATTTCGAACGACAAGATGCAGCTCCTCTACGACATGCCCTTGCCGCTCGGTGAGCCGCACTACGTGGTCGCCATCGAAGCCGCCAAGCTGAAGCCGGGCGTCCGTTACAAGGTGGGTACCGATTCCCGTACCGACAAGCCGCATCCGGGCATGGTTCGCGCCGGCGAGGAGGAAACCACCAAGAAGGGCAACAAGATCGAGGTCAAGGGTACGCTGATCCGTTCGCACATCACGCCGGAAACGATCGAGGCGGAAGTCGGCGACGAAATCACCATTCACCTGACCAACCTCGAACGGGCCCAGGATGAAACCCACGGTTTCGCGGTGTCGACTTACAACGTCCATGCCTCCATCGAGCCGGGCAAGACGGTGACCGTCAAGTTCAAGGCCGACAAGGAAGGCGTCTATCCGTACTACTGCACGGAGTTCTGCTCGGCGCTGCACCTTGAAATGCAGGGTTACCTGCTGGTCAAGCCGAAGGGCTGGAAGCCGGGTAAGACCCAGGAAGCCGCCAAGGCCAACTACACCGAAGCCGACTACAAGGCGACTGTGAAGAAGGTGGTGGATACCCAGGTCGTCATCGATTCCGTGGTCGGCTACATCACCAGCGTCAATTACAAGGACTTCCCGGATGTCGTGGCGATGGTCGAGGACGCTACCGATCAGCTCAACAAGATGAAGGATGCCAAGGCCAAGCACGAAGCCGCTGCCGCCAAGAAGGATTGGGACCAGGCCAACCTCTGGGCCGAGCAGGTCTGGCAGTACCAGGTCAAGGCCGCCGACATCGGCCTGCGTGCAAAAACCTACCTCGAGCAGAACGGCGCTAAGAAGACGAAATAAGCCATCCTGATGTTTCTGGATCGCAAGGGGGCAGAGCAATCTGCCCCTTTTTTCGTTCCTCGCGCAAGCTGGGTAAACTGGCGTGGATACCCCGCCTGAGCTAACCTCTAGACGATTATCACCGTTTCATCTCCGAGCCGCAGCGCGGTCGCGGAGAACCAGTGCCACAGGGGTCCTGAGCCGCAAAATGCCGTCAAAACATAATTTCTCGAGCCGTTGGCCGGGCGGCAAGATGGTCCTGTTGGCAATCGTCATCTGGACCGTGCTCGTCCTCGTCTCGCTGCTCACCCAGCGCGAGCAGTTGAACCGGACGGCCAGCGCCCTGGCTCGCATCGATGCCGTCGCCAATCTCAAGAAAGACATGTCGATCCGGAAGTGGGCCTCCAATGCCAAAGGGGTTTTCATCCTCGAGGAGCACATTCCGCCGATCAATTCGCTGGACGAAGAAGAACGGCTCACAGCGATCCGCAGCAATGGTGAAACCTTGCGTCTGGTCACCGTTACCCCGATCCATCTGTTGCTGGCGATTCAGGAGGCGAGCAATCAGAACGCGGCGGGCAGCCGCGAACGGCTGACCTCGAAACAGCTGCGCAACATGGACAACGCCCCGGACGACTGGGAACAAAAAGCGCTGACTGCCCTGGAGCAAGGTGGCGAGATGGTCACCGAAGTCCTGCCCAAAAAAGGCAAGCATGGACTGATGCGGGCGATGATCCCGATGCGCATGGAAGAGGAATGCCTCGAATGCCACCGCGATACGCTGGTCCCGGTCGGAGGCCTGCGCGGCGGCGCCACCATCTCGATCAACCTGAACGCCTATCGGACGGCCCAGCAACCGACCTGGCGGGCCATTCAATACTGGCACTTCGGGATCTGGATCCTCGGGCTGAGCGCACTGTTCACCTTTGCTTATTTCGCGCATCGCCGCAGCATGGAAAAGCTGCGCAGCGACGAGGAGCGCCGCGAGAACGAGATGGCTTTTGCGGCGATGGCGGAAGGCGCCATCATTACCGATCCGACAGGACGAATACTCTGGGTAAACGATGCTTTTTGCCGCATTTCGGGCTATTCGCGGGACGAAGTGATCAACCAGAACCCTCGCCTGCTCAAATCCGGCATCCATGACGAAGCGTTTTACCAGAAGCTGTGGGCCCAGCTCACCACTATCGGCCACTGGCGCGGCGAACTCTGGAACCAACGCAAGACCGGGGAAATCTTCCCCGAGGAAATATCGATTCAGGCGCTCAAGGGACCGGACGGCAATATCAGGCGTTTCATCTCGATCTTTTCGGAAATCTCGGAGCGCAAGCGCAACGAGAAGGCCTTGCAGGAGTACCAGGAACACCTCGAGGACTTGGTGCGCCAGCGCACCGAGGAACTGACCGAGGCGCGCGACGAGGCGGAGGCCGCCAACCGCTCGAAATCGACTTTCCTCGCCAACATGAGTCATGAGCTGCGCACGCCGCTCAATGCCGTGATCGGCTTTTCGCAATTGATGGAAAAGGACCCGCAGCTCAACCCGACCCAGCGCCGCAATGTCGAAATCATCAACAGTTCCGGCAACCACCTGCTGACGCTGATCAACGACATCCTGGAACTGTCCAAGATCGAATCGGGAAAGATGGAAGTGTGCGTCGAAGAGGTCGATCTGCCCGAACTGCTCGAAGGCATAGTCAACATGATGAGCCTGCGCGCCGAGCAGAGCGGCCTTGCCCTGAAGCTGGATTTACGCTCCCCGCCTCGCTCGGTGATGCTCGATCCGGTCATGTTGCGGCAGGTGCTGCTCAACCTGCTGTCCAATGCCATCAAGTTCACGCCGGAAGGCTCGGTGACGCTCGCTGTCGAGGCCAGCGAGGCGGGCGATGACCGCCTGCAGCTGGCTTTTCGCGTAACCGATACCGGGATCGGCATCCGTGCGGAAGATCATTCGCGCATCTTCAATTCCTTCGAGCAGGTCGGCGGCACGCGCCAGGGGGGAACCGGTCTCGGGCTAACGATCAGCCAGCAGTACGTGCGGATGATGGGCGGCGATCTGCTGCTTGAGTCGGCACCCAACCAGGGCTCCACCTTCAGCTTCGTGATTGCCGTAGCAAGCGGCAAGACGGCGGGAAGCAAAGCCGCCAAGGGACGCGTCACCGGCATCGAACCGCCGGATCACGGCCAACGCATCCTGATCGTCGACAACATTCCGGAAGCCCGGCTACTCGTCAGGTCGCTGCTTGAGCCGCTCGCTTTCAGGGTCAGCGAAGCCTCCACTGCGGCCGAAGCCGAGGCAGAAATCGCGAGCGGGCAGCCGGATCTGATTTTCATGGACTGGTTCCTGCCCGGCGACAACGGTCTCGAACTGATCAAGCGACTACGCACTCGAAGCGGCATCAGGCAGCCACGCCTCGTCATGCTGACCGCCAATGCGACGCAAGACAGCCGGCAGCAAGCCCTGCAGGCCGGCGCCAACGATTTTCTCAGCAAGCCTTATGAAGAAGACGAGCTGTTAAAAATCCTGGAAAAACATCTTCCCCTACACCTGAGCCGCGAGCCGGTGCCGATATCACAGGCCGAGCGCGTCTCGCCAAATGCCGTCCCCAGGATCAACGCCGAAGATCTGGCCCGCTTGAGCAGCGAAGCACGGACCCGACTTTCGCAGGCGGCGCTCTCGCTGAACCCGGAAAAAATTTCCGAGGCCTTGCACCTCATTGCCCGGGAAAACCCGGAACTCGCCGCGCGCCTTGGCGAATTCGCCAACACTCGCCAATATCAGGCCTTGTGGCAGGTACTGGGCATTCTCGAAGCAGAGGAATAGAAATGAACGCCGAAATTCTGGTCGTCGAGGATACGCCAGCCTCTCTCGAACTACTCTCCCAACTCCTGTCCCAGGCCGGCTACACGGTGCGTCCGGCGCTTGAGGGACGGATGGCTTTGCGCTCGGCCCAAGCCAGCCCGCCCGACCTGATCCTGCTCGATGTGCGGATGCCGGGGATTGACGGCTATGAGGTCTGCCAGCGATTGAAGGCCGACCCGAGGACCCGCGACATTCCCGTCATTTTCCTGTCGGCCCTGCGCGAAGCGGGTGACAAGTTGAAGGGTTTCGAACTGGGGGCCGTCGACTACATTGCCAAACCGTACCAGCCGGAAGAGGTGCTGGCCCGCGTGCGTACCCATGTCGAGCTGCGCCAGTTGCAGTCGCGGCTCGAAGAGCGGGTCGGCGAGCGTACCGCCCAACTGCTCGAAGCGCAGACCAGCCTTCACGAATCGCAGACCCGCCTGCAGGAACTGGCCGGCTTCCTGCAAACCGTGCGCGAAGAGGAACGTTCGGGCATCGCCCGCGAACTGCATGATGAACTCGGTCAGGCCCTGACTGCCTTGCGCATCGACCTCGGCTGGCTCAAGGACAAATGCGGCCAACTCGGGCCGCCGGTGGTACAGCGTGCCGAAGCGGCATACGGCCTGGTCGAACGGACGATCGCCTCCTTGCGCCGGATTTCCGAAGGCCTGCGTCCCGGCATGCTCGATGTACTCGGGCTGGCCGCGGCGATCGAGCATCATGTCAGCCAGTTTCAGGAACGGACCGGCATCGCCTGTACGCTGACCATGAACAGGGAGGAATTCGCCATCGACGGAGCATTGGCCACGGCCATTTTCCGGCTCATCCAGGAATCGCTGACCAATGTCGCGCGGCACGCCG
This genomic window contains:
- the nosZ gene encoding Sec-dependent nitrous-oxide reductase produces the protein MKKFVVKSTVLLVAAGIGWGAASTAWSAESLQDVMKRRGLSQQDLLAASKTYVPTGKRDEFLAFSSGGQSGQVIVYGIPSMRILKYIGVFTPEPWQGYGFDENSKAVLRQGNIDGKEINWGDTHHPAISETQGKYDGQFLFINDKANPRLAVIDLRDFETKQIVVNPIFKSEHGGAFVTPNSEYVIEAAQYATPLENKKFQPLEEFNEKYRGGITYWKFDRKEGRIDPKQSFSLELPPYSQDLSDAGKGPSDGWSFTNSFCSERYVGGIEKGRPPYEAGCSAKDTDYLHVINWKKAAELVAAGKAKTINGHKVLMMETAIKEGILFLVPEPKSPHGVDVTPDGKFLTVAGKLDTHVSVFSFEKIQAAIKAGKFESKDPYGIPVIGMKDALHAQVQLGLGPLHTQYDSKPCIAYTSLYVDSQVVKWNHCEGKVLDKISVHYNIGHLMTMEGDSADPKGRYLVALNKLSIDRFNPVGPLHPQNHQLIDISNDKMQLLYDMPLPLGEPHYVVAIEAAKLKPGVRYKVGTDSRTDKPHPGMVRAGEEETTKKGNKIEVKGTLIRSHITPETIEAEVGDEITIHLTNLERAQDETHGFAVSTYNVHASIEPGKTVTVKFKADKEGVYPYYCTEFCSALHLEMQGYLLVKPKGWKPGKTQEAAKANYTEADYKATVKKVVDTQVVIDSVVGYITSVNYKDFPDVVAMVEDATDQLNKMKDAKAKHEAAAAKKDWDQANLWAEQVWQYQVKAADIGLRAKTYLEQNGAKKTK
- a CDS encoding copper chaperone PCu(A)C; amino-acid sequence: MKQLSLLAAGLMFSAGVLAAAADQISVQEPYVRLAPPNAPATGAFMVIKNNGDKDVKVVKADNPASKVTELHTHLNEGGVMKMRPVPAIEIKAKGEAVLKPGGLHVMMIDLKAAMKEGDVVPITLTFDDGSSKQVDAKIVRPMPAAMPMEHKK
- a CDS encoding SCO family protein; protein product: MSERVLMVIAGLLATLVIGLAIFWQPAMPERPLPKTVLPVAGDFTLQSAVGPVSLKDYQGKVVLIYFGYTYCPDVCPTSLAATAQGLALLTPEELGKVAMIFISVDPERDTPARLKDYAEFFHPGIVGVTGTPDKVAEVAKRYGVFYARQKVDTAGGGYVVDHSSDTYVVSPDGKLIGKIAHATAPDRVAAEIRKHLNQP
- a CDS encoding response regulator, whose amino-acid sequence is MDTPPELTSRRLSPFHLRAAARSRRTSATGVLSRKMPSKHNFSSRWPGGKMVLLAIVIWTVLVLVSLLTQREQLNRTASALARIDAVANLKKDMSIRKWASNAKGVFILEEHIPPINSLDEEERLTAIRSNGETLRLVTVTPIHLLLAIQEASNQNAAGSRERLTSKQLRNMDNAPDDWEQKALTALEQGGEMVTEVLPKKGKHGLMRAMIPMRMEEECLECHRDTLVPVGGLRGGATISINLNAYRTAQQPTWRAIQYWHFGIWILGLSALFTFAYFAHRRSMEKLRSDEERRENEMAFAAMAEGAIITDPTGRILWVNDAFCRISGYSRDEVINQNPRLLKSGIHDEAFYQKLWAQLTTIGHWRGELWNQRKTGEIFPEEISIQALKGPDGNIRRFISIFSEISERKRNEKALQEYQEHLEDLVRQRTEELTEARDEAEAANRSKSTFLANMSHELRTPLNAVIGFSQLMEKDPQLNPTQRRNVEIINSSGNHLLTLINDILELSKIESGKMEVCVEEVDLPELLEGIVNMMSLRAEQSGLALKLDLRSPPRSVMLDPVMLRQVLLNLLSNAIKFTPEGSVTLAVEASEAGDDRLQLAFRVTDTGIGIRAEDHSRIFNSFEQVGGTRQGGTGLGLTISQQYVRMMGGDLLLESAPNQGSTFSFVIAVASGKTAGSKAAKGRVTGIEPPDHGQRILIVDNIPEARLLVRSLLEPLAFRVSEASTAAEAEAEIASGQPDLIFMDWFLPGDNGLELIKRLRTRSGIRQPRLVMLTANATQDSRQQALQAGANDFLSKPYEEDELLKILEKHLPLHLSREPVPISQAERVSPNAVPRINAEDLARLSSEARTRLSQAALSLNPEKISEALHLIARENPELAARLGEFANTRQYQALWQVLGILEAEE
- a CDS encoding response regulator, with translation MNAEILVVEDTPASLELLSQLLSQAGYTVRPALEGRMALRSAQASPPDLILLDVRMPGIDGYEVCQRLKADPRTRDIPVIFLSALREAGDKLKGFELGAVDYIAKPYQPEEVLARVRTHVELRQLQSRLEERVGERTAQLLEAQTSLHESQTRLQELAGFLQTVREEERSGIARELHDELGQALTALRIDLGWLKDKCGQLGPPVVQRAEAAYGLVERTIASLRRISEGLRPGMLDVLGLAAAIEHHVSQFQERTGIACTLTMNREEFAIDGALATAIFRLIQESLTNVARHAAAQHIAVGIDESDGEIRVRVEDDGCGFVTTSAKKTFGLLGMQERVKILGGRIEIVSQPGQGTCIDARLPKQRGESK